One Lentibacillus cibarius DNA window includes the following coding sequences:
- a CDS encoding 3D domain-containing protein, producing the protein MKKLAVSIVAAVSIAGVALTSVTAEEQSVEKGDNLWTIAETNHTTEEKQVDINEFKTTTIQPKQKLNLHQTYEVQRGDTLISIGKAYHVSVDNLKKWNELESNLIVIGQELDMKGVQIEQKKAAVASSHVANETTADQREKQAKQTSDSKQQPSKDNPEGKTVTVSATAYTADCDGCSGVTSTGVDLNANPNAKVIAVDPNVIPLGSEVYVEGYGYATAADIGSAIQGKRIDIHVPTKKKAYNWGVRTVDVTIVNK; encoded by the coding sequence ATGAAAAAACTGGCAGTTTCGATTGTTGCGGCTGTATCCATAGCCGGCGTAGCACTGACCAGTGTAACGGCAGAAGAACAAAGCGTAGAAAAAGGGGACAACCTTTGGACTATCGCTGAAACAAATCATACAACGGAAGAAAAACAAGTTGACATAAATGAATTTAAAACAACCACTATCCAACCGAAACAAAAACTAAACTTGCATCAAACATATGAAGTGCAGCGTGGTGATACACTAATCAGTATTGGTAAAGCATATCATGTCTCTGTGGACAACCTGAAAAAGTGGAATGAATTAGAGTCTAATTTAATTGTGATTGGACAAGAACTTGACATGAAAGGTGTTCAAATAGAACAGAAAAAGGCTGCAGTCGCATCATCTCATGTAGCGAATGAAACGACAGCGGATCAACGTGAGAAACAAGCCAAACAAACAAGCGATAGTAAACAGCAGCCATCCAAAGATAACCCGGAAGGTAAAACAGTCACCGTATCAGCGACAGCATATACAGCGGATTGTGACGGATGTTCCGGTGTCACATCAACAGGGGTGGACTTAAACGCCAACCCGAACGCCAAAGTGATTGCTGTGGACCCGAATGTCATTCCACTTGGATCAGAAGTGTATGTTGAAGGATACGGCTACGCAACGGCTGCCGATATTGGCAGTGCCATCCAGGGTAAAAGAATTGATATCCATGTTCCAACGAAGAAAAAGGCCTATAACTGGGGCGTCCGCACTGTCGACGTAACGATTGTTAACAAATAA
- a CDS encoding ABC transporter ATP-binding protein: MNEQREKLLEIKDLKKHFPMDKKTVLKAVDGISFDIYKGETFGLVGESGCGKSTAGRTILRLYEASNGEVDFQGEDVHGKKSTKELKKFNRCMQMIFQDPYASLNPRMTVKDIIAEGIDIHGLAKSKKERLNRVNELLETVGLNQEHGNRYPHEFSGGQRQRIGIARALAVDPEFIVADEPISALDVSIQAQVVNLMKKLQEERGLTYLFIAHDLSMVKHISDRVGVMYLGKMAEVATSDDLYHEPLHPYTQALLSAIPISDPEVERTRERIVIEGDVPSPIAPPSGCRFRTRCPLAMDVCAKVEPEWQEYTKDHWVSCHLYNDKYNDEHKARQAVQS, translated from the coding sequence ATGAATGAGCAACGTGAGAAATTGCTTGAAATAAAAGATTTGAAAAAACACTTTCCAATGGATAAAAAGACGGTACTAAAAGCGGTAGACGGTATTTCTTTTGATATCTATAAAGGGGAGACATTCGGACTTGTCGGTGAATCAGGTTGCGGAAAATCAACAGCCGGACGAACGATTCTAAGACTGTATGAAGCCAGCAATGGAGAGGTAGATTTTCAAGGAGAAGATGTGCACGGAAAAAAATCGACCAAGGAACTGAAGAAATTCAACCGTTGCATGCAAATGATTTTCCAAGACCCGTATGCATCGCTGAATCCAAGAATGACTGTGAAAGATATTATTGCTGAAGGTATTGATATCCACGGGTTGGCCAAGTCAAAAAAGGAACGGCTGAATCGAGTGAACGAGCTATTGGAAACGGTCGGTCTGAACCAGGAGCACGGCAACCGTTATCCGCACGAGTTCAGTGGTGGCCAGCGTCAGCGTATAGGCATTGCTCGTGCGTTAGCAGTCGATCCGGAGTTTATCGTTGCCGATGAGCCGATTTCCGCACTGGACGTATCGATTCAGGCGCAAGTTGTTAATCTGATGAAAAAACTACAGGAGGAGCGAGGCCTCACCTACCTGTTTATCGCCCACGACCTTTCCATGGTGAAACACATCAGTGACCGGGTAGGCGTGATGTATTTAGGTAAAATGGCCGAAGTAGCAACGAGTGACGATTTATATCATGAGCCATTACACCCGTACACCCAAGCGCTCTTAAGTGCGATTCCTATTTCTGATCCGGAAGTCGAACGCACGAGAGAACGGATTGTCATTGAAGGTGACGTTCCAAGTCCGATTGCTCCACCAAGCGGCTGCCGTTTCCGCACTAGGTGTCCGCTGGCAATGGACGTCTGTGCAAAAGTGGAACCGGAGTGGCAGGAGTATACGAAAGATCATTGGGTTTCATGCCACTTGTACAATGATAAATATAATGATGAACACAAAGCACGACAGGCAGTTCAAAGTTAA
- a CDS encoding ABC transporter permease: MAQLNLKPSDFEPVEYNEAEAERIASETTSFWKDAWRRFKKNKLALFGVGIIVLLGIMSLIGGPISGYNYFSNDLINANKPPSGEHWFGTDQLGRDIFARTWYGAKISLFIGLAAAFLDLIIGVIWGATAGFFGGRVDEYMMRIADILYGVPYLLVVILLMVVMPQGLWTMILAMTITGWINMARIVRGQVMQLRNEEYVMAAQSLGASKIRLLFRHLIPNTMGPILVTLTLTIPNAIFTEAFLSYLGLGVPAPLASWGTMSDAALPYLQYQPYQLFFPSFFIVLTMLAFNVIGDGMRDALDPKERK, encoded by the coding sequence ATGGCACAATTGAACTTGAAACCATCTGATTTCGAACCTGTTGAATATAACGAAGCAGAAGCTGAAAGAATCGCCAGCGAAACGACTTCTTTTTGGAAAGATGCGTGGCGCAGATTTAAAAAGAACAAACTGGCCTTATTTGGAGTTGGAATTATTGTCCTGCTTGGGATTATGTCGTTAATTGGTGGCCCGATTTCCGGCTACAATTATTTTTCCAACGACTTGATTAATGCAAACAAGCCCCCGTCCGGTGAGCACTGGTTTGGGACAGACCAATTAGGAAGAGATATATTTGCACGGACATGGTATGGTGCGAAGATTTCTCTTTTCATTGGACTCGCCGCTGCATTTCTCGATTTGATTATTGGTGTTATTTGGGGTGCAACGGCCGGTTTCTTTGGCGGCAGAGTTGATGAATATATGATGCGTATTGCCGATATTCTCTATGGTGTTCCGTATCTGCTTGTCGTTATTTTATTGATGGTCGTTATGCCACAAGGGTTATGGACGATGATTTTGGCAATGACGATTACAGGCTGGATTAACATGGCCAGGATTGTACGTGGACAAGTGATGCAGTTAAGGAACGAGGAATATGTTATGGCAGCCCAGTCACTGGGAGCAAGTAAAATCAGACTGCTGTTCAGACACTTGATACCTAATACGATGGGGCCAATTCTTGTTACACTGACATTAACGATTCCGAACGCCATTTTCACAGAAGCATTCTTAAGTTATTTAGGGCTTGGTGTTCCGGCACCGCTTGCCAGTTGGGGTACCATGTCAGATGCAGCCTTACCTTATCTGCAATATCAGCCATATCAGCTCTTTTTCCCATCATTCTTTATCGTATTGACCATGCTTGCTTTCAACGTTATTGGTGATGGAATGCGGGACGCGCTGGATCCGAAAGAACGTAAATAA
- a CDS encoding ABC transporter permease, whose amino-acid sequence MAKYLLKRLGFIVISLFFIVTITFLLMQAAPGGPFTAERQLPPEIEEQLNEQYGLNDPLYVQYFDYLTDIATWDFGPSFKYPAQSVNDIINRSFPYSLVLGLESIFIALSIGVLLGVFAALKHNKFGDYSAMVIAVLGISVPNFIMAALLQYVFAIQLGALPVARFESFAHTILPAIALATTPLAFIARLMRSSMLEVLSSDYIKTAKSKGLSDRVVTYKHALRNAIMPVVSYMGPLVVAILTGSFVIEKIFAIPGLGNEFVQSITNRDYTVIMGTTVFFSVLLLISILVVDLIYGLIDPRIKVGKGGSK is encoded by the coding sequence TTGGCAAAGTACCTATTGAAACGTTTGGGTTTTATCGTTATATCCCTATTTTTTATCGTTACAATTACGTTTCTATTAATGCAAGCTGCCCCGGGTGGCCCATTTACAGCTGAAAGACAGCTACCACCGGAAATTGAGGAACAGTTAAACGAACAATATGGATTAAACGATCCATTATACGTGCAATATTTCGATTATTTGACTGATATCGCGACATGGGACTTTGGACCGTCATTCAAATATCCTGCTCAGTCAGTCAACGATATCATTAATCGGAGTTTCCCTTATTCACTTGTGCTAGGGCTTGAATCTATTTTTATTGCGTTATCGATAGGCGTGCTCCTCGGGGTGTTTGCCGCTTTGAAGCATAATAAGTTCGGTGACTATTCGGCAATGGTGATTGCTGTTCTAGGTATTTCGGTACCAAACTTTATTATGGCCGCTTTATTACAATATGTGTTTGCGATTCAACTGGGTGCACTGCCGGTTGCCAGATTTGAGTCATTTGCACACACCATACTTCCGGCTATAGCACTGGCAACAACGCCACTAGCATTTATCGCACGTTTAATGCGTTCGAGTATGCTGGAAGTGTTGAGCTCGGATTATATTAAAACGGCTAAGTCCAAAGGTTTGAGTGACCGCGTTGTGACATATAAACACGCGCTCCGGAATGCAATCATGCCGGTTGTCTCCTATATGGGGCCATTAGTAGTAGCTATTTTGACCGGAAGTTTCGTCATTGAAAAGATTTTTGCCATTCCTGGACTTGGCAATGAATTTGTCCAAAGTATCACAAACCGTGATTATACGGTCATTATGGGTACGACTGTTTTCTTCAGTGTTCTTTTGCTGATTTCTATCTTGGTAGTCGACCTGATTTACGGACTGATTGACCCTCGGATTAAGGTTGGCAAAGGGGGAAGCAAATAA
- a CDS encoding peptide ABC transporter substrate-binding protein, protein MNWKKWSLLFTLVFAMGIFLTACGGGDDNSGDGGKDTGDNKGSGEATLADDQSLTVNLKTEPPSLHPGKATDTTSNAVLSQVFEGLTRIGPDGEPQKAMASDIQISDDKKTYTFTIRDGVKWSNGDPITAQTFADSWKWVLNPNSPDTEYAYQLYPIKGAEAAKTGEGSLDDVGITVEDEKTLVVELENPTPYFLELTAFYTYYPVNQNVAEKNKDWAADADEDYVTNGPFLLDKWKHKNQIVLKKNPDYWDAENVQLETITMEMVDDENTAKQMYDNGELDWLGSPLDSVPLAAIPPMKQEGSLKVSPKAGTYYYSYNTEKEPFMNKNIRRALALAINRKGIVENITKGEQKPAMALVPTAIWEENKDGYFKDNDVEKAKEYLDKGLEELGLDELPTIKLSYNTSEGHSAIAQAIQDMWKESLGVDVELNNEEWNVYLDSLSQGNYQVGRHGWLADFLDPINFLEIFETVGGTNYTNWENDEYASLLEEARKETDEAARKELLREAEEIFMDEMPLAPIYFYTNVYAHKDYVKDVPVSKLGTIQFKWGYIAEH, encoded by the coding sequence ATGAATTGGAAGAAGTGGTCATTACTGTTTACACTCGTATTCGCCATGGGCATCTTCCTTACTGCGTGTGGCGGTGGAGATGACAACAGCGGCGACGGGGGAAAAGATACAGGTGACAATAAAGGATCAGGAGAAGCGACGTTAGCAGATGACCAGTCACTGACAGTGAACCTTAAGACCGAGCCACCATCCTTGCACCCTGGAAAGGCAACGGATACGACGTCAAATGCTGTACTTAGCCAAGTATTTGAAGGGCTGACGCGTATTGGCCCTGATGGGGAACCGCAAAAGGCGATGGCCAGTGACATTCAGATTTCAGATGATAAGAAAACATACACATTCACTATCCGTGACGGTGTGAAATGGTCGAATGGTGACCCAATTACCGCACAGACATTTGCCGACTCGTGGAAGTGGGTGCTCAATCCGAACAGTCCTGATACTGAGTATGCCTATCAGCTGTATCCAATTAAAGGTGCAGAAGCTGCCAAAACCGGAGAAGGCTCACTTGATGATGTCGGTATTACTGTAGAAGATGAGAAAACACTCGTTGTGGAACTGGAAAACCCGACACCATACTTCCTTGAACTGACAGCATTCTATACGTATTACCCGGTAAATCAAAACGTGGCCGAAAAGAACAAAGACTGGGCAGCTGATGCTGACGAGGACTATGTAACAAACGGACCGTTCCTATTGGATAAATGGAAACACAAGAATCAAATTGTTCTAAAGAAAAACCCTGATTACTGGGATGCAGAAAATGTCCAACTAGAAACTATCACCATGGAAATGGTCGACGACGAAAACACGGCTAAGCAAATGTATGATAATGGGGAGTTGGACTGGCTAGGCTCACCGTTAGATTCGGTACCATTAGCAGCCATTCCGCCAATGAAACAAGAAGGTAGCTTAAAAGTTTCGCCAAAGGCAGGCACGTATTATTACTCGTATAATACAGAAAAGGAACCGTTCATGAACAAAAATATCCGGAGAGCGTTGGCATTAGCCATTAATCGTAAAGGCATTGTCGAAAATATTACTAAGGGTGAACAAAAGCCTGCAATGGCACTGGTTCCGACAGCCATTTGGGAAGAAAATAAAGACGGCTACTTTAAAGATAATGATGTTGAAAAAGCGAAAGAATATCTTGACAAGGGGCTAGAGGAGTTGGGTCTCGATGAATTGCCAACAATCAAGCTTTCTTATAACACAAGTGAAGGGCACAGTGCAATAGCACAAGCCATTCAGGATATGTGGAAAGAGAGTCTTGGTGTTGACGTTGAGCTGAACAATGAAGAATGGAATGTTTATCTCGATTCTTTAAGTCAAGGCAATTATCAGGTTGGTCGCCATGGCTGGCTTGCAGACTTCCTTGATCCAATCAACTTCTTGGAAATCTTTGAAACGGTTGGTGGCACGAACTATACCAACTGGGAAAACGATGAATATGCCAGCCTGCTGGAAGAAGCAAGAAAAGAAACAGATGAAGCGGCACGTAAAGAATTGCTGCGTGAAGCGGAAGAGATTTTCATGGATGAAATGCCGCTTGCACCAATCTATTTCTATACAAACGTTTATGCCCACAAAGATTACGTGAAGGATGTACCAGTAAGTAAGTTGGGAACCATTCAGTTCAAATGGGGTTATATTGCTGAACACTAA
- a CDS encoding peptide ABC transporter substrate-binding protein, which produces MNWKKWSLLLAFVFAMGIFLAACGDDTSGDGGESKGGDTEQSNNEGKDDGEAALADDQSLTVNIKTEPPSLHPAKATDTTSNAVLSQIFEGLTRMNQDGEPEKAMASDIEISDDKKTYTFTIRDGVKWSNGDPITAQTFADSWKWVLNPDSPDTDYAYQLYPIKGAEAAKTGKGSLDDVGITVKDEKTLVVELENPTPYFLELTAFYTFYPVNQNVADKNKDWAADAGEDYVTNGPFLMEKWEHKNQIVLKKNPDYWDAENVHLETITMEMVDDENTAKQMYDNGELDWLGSPLDNVPLAAIPPMKQEGSLNISPKAGTYYYSFNTEKEPFTNVNIRKAFALAINRKGIVENITKGEQEPGMGLVPTAIWEENKDGYFKDNGVEKAKEYLDKGLEELGLDELPNIKLSYNTDEGHAAIAQAVQDMWKETLGVDVKLNNSEWNVHLDSMSEGTYQVGRTGWIADFLDPINFLEIFETVGGNNYTNWEDEEYASLLQEARKEKDEAVRKELLREAEQLFMDNMPIAPVYFYTNVYAHKDYVKDVSVGNLGTIQFKWGYITEH; this is translated from the coding sequence ATGAATTGGAAGAAGTGGTCATTACTATTAGCATTCGTGTTTGCCATGGGTATATTCCTTGCAGCTTGTGGAGATGACACCAGTGGTGACGGGGGAGAAAGTAAAGGTGGCGATACAGAACAGTCAAATAATGAAGGGAAAGACGATGGTGAAGCTGCTTTGGCAGACGATCAGTCGTTGACAGTAAATATTAAGACGGAGCCACCTTCCTTGCACCCTGCCAAAGCGACAGATACAACATCCAACGCAGTACTGTCACAAATCTTTGAAGGTTTGACACGGATGAATCAGGACGGTGAGCCTGAAAAAGCAATGGCGAGTGATATCGAAATTTCAGATGATAAGAAGACATATACATTCACCATTCGTGATGGTGTGAAATGGTCAAATGGTGACCCGATCACCGCACAGACATTTGCCGATTCGTGGAAGTGGGTGCTCAATCCGGACAGCCCTGATACTGACTACGCCTATCAGCTGTATCCAATTAAAGGTGCGGAAGCTGCCAAAACAGGTAAAGGCTCCTTGGATGATGTCGGTATTACTGTGAAAGACGAGAAAACGCTTGTTGTAGAATTGGAAAACCCGACGCCATACTTCCTGGAATTGACAGCTTTCTATACATTTTACCCGGTTAATCAAAACGTAGCTGATAAAAATAAAGACTGGGCAGCCGACGCTGGAGAAGACTATGTGACAAATGGCCCATTTCTTATGGAAAAATGGGAACATAAGAACCAGATTGTTTTAAAAAAGAATCCTGATTACTGGGATGCTGAAAATGTTCATCTAGAGACAATCACGATGGAAATGGTCGACGATGAAAATACGGCTAAACAGATGTACGATAATGGAGAGCTGGATTGGCTTGGTTCACCGTTAGATAATGTACCATTAGCAGCTATTCCACCAATGAAACAGGAAGGCAGCTTAAATATCTCACCAAAGGCTGGTACGTATTACTACTCATTTAATACAGAAAAAGAACCGTTCACAAATGTGAATATCCGTAAGGCGTTTGCATTAGCCATTAACCGTAAAGGCATTGTTGAAAATATTACAAAAGGGGAGCAAGAGCCTGGAATGGGCTTGGTACCAACGGCCATTTGGGAAGAAAATAAAGACGGCTACTTCAAAGATAACGGCGTTGAAAAAGCAAAAGAATATCTTGACAAGGGACTTGAGGAGTTAGGTCTTGATGAATTGCCAAACATCAAGCTTTCCTATAATACAGATGAGGGTCACGCGGCAATCGCGCAGGCCGTACAGGACATGTGGAAGGAAACGCTTGGTGTCGATGTGAAGTTGAATAATTCAGAATGGAACGTTCATCTTGATTCTATGTCTGAGGGTACTTATCAAGTTGGCCGTACGGGCTGGATTGCTGACTTCCTTGACCCAATAAACTTCTTGGAGATTTTTGAAACCGTTGGCGGCAACAACTACACCAACTGGGAAGATGAAGAATATGCTAGCTTGCTGCAAGAAGCAAGAAAAGAAAAAGATGAAGCAGTACGTAAAGAATTGCTGCGTGAAGCGGAACAGCTGTTCATGGATAACATGCCGATTGCACCGGTTTACTTCTATACAAACGTTTATGCGCATAAAGACTATGTCAAAGACGTTTCAGTCGGAAATCTGGGCACTATCCAGTTCAAGTGGGGTTATATCACTGAACATTAA
- a CDS encoding peptide ABC transporter substrate-binding protein: MNWKKWSLLLVFVFAMGIFLAACGDDTSGEGEESKGDNTQQSDDGGDDNSDAALADDQSLTVNIKTEPPSLHPGKASDNTSLAVLSQVFEGLTRLGPDGEPQKAMASDIDISDDKKTYTFTIRDGATWSNGDPITAQTFADSWKWVLNPDSPDTDYAYRLYPIKGAEAAKNGEGSLDDVGITVKDDKTLVVELNNPIPYFLELTASYTYYPVNQNVAKKNKDWDANAGEDYVTNGPFLLDTWKHKNQIVLKKNPDYWDSENVHLETITMEMVDDENTAKQMYDNGKLDWIGSPFDSIPLAAIPPMKQDGSLNISPMAGTYYYSFNTEMEPFTNKNIRKAFALAINRKGIVENITKGDQVPGMALVPTAVWEGNKDGYFKDNDVEKAKEYLEKGLDELGLDKLPTVKLSYNTNEAHAAIAQAVQDMWKESLDVDVQLNNEEWNVYLDTLSEGNYQVGRMGWTASFFLDPIYFLEVFETVGGNNYTNWESDEYASLLEESRKETDETAREELLREAEQLFMDEMPIAPIYFYTNIYAHKDYVKDVSVGKLGTVQFKWGYIAEH; the protein is encoded by the coding sequence ATGAACTGGAAGAAGTGGTCATTACTATTAGTGTTCGTATTCGCCATGGGAATTTTCCTTGCTGCTTGTGGAGATGACACCAGTGGTGAGGGAGAGGAAAGTAAAGGTGACAATACACAGCAATCAGATGATGGAGGGGATGACAATAGTGACGCTGCTTTGGCAGACGATCAATCACTGACAGTAAACATTAAGACTGAACCGCCTTCATTGCACCCCGGGAAGGCATCCGACAATACGTCACTTGCCGTACTCAGTCAAGTGTTTGAAGGCTTGACACGTCTAGGACCCGATGGGGAGCCGCAAAAGGCGATGGCGAGTGATATTGACATTTCAGATGATAAAAAAACATACACATTCACGATTCGTGACGGCGCAACATGGTCGAATGGTGATCCGATTACCGCGCAGACATTTGCTGATTCGTGGAAATGGGTGCTAAATCCAGATAGTCCGGATACGGATTACGCTTATCGACTGTATCCGATTAAAGGGGCGGAAGCTGCTAAAAACGGTGAAGGTTCTCTGGACGATGTCGGTATTACTGTCAAAGATGACAAAACGCTCGTTGTGGAATTGAATAACCCGATACCGTACTTCCTAGAGCTGACTGCATCCTACACGTATTATCCGGTAAATCAAAATGTGGCCAAGAAGAACAAAGATTGGGATGCTAATGCGGGTGAAGACTATGTTACAAACGGACCGTTCCTCTTAGATACATGGAAACATAAGAACCAAATTGTTCTGAAGAAAAACCCCGATTACTGGGACTCCGAAAATGTACATCTTGAAACAATCACCATGGAAATGGTCGACGATGAAAACACAGCTAAGCAAATGTACGATAACGGCAAACTAGACTGGATCGGTTCGCCATTTGACTCGATTCCACTAGCGGCTATCCCACCGATGAAGCAAGATGGTAGTTTAAATATTTCACCGATGGCAGGTACGTATTATTATTCGTTTAATACGGAAATGGAACCATTCACCAATAAAAATATTCGCAAGGCATTTGCATTAGCCATTAATCGCAAAGGCATTGTAGAAAACATTACGAAAGGTGATCAAGTACCGGGAATGGCACTCGTACCAACAGCCGTTTGGGAGGGTAATAAAGACGGTTATTTTAAAGATAACGATGTAGAAAAAGCGAAAGAATACCTTGAGAAAGGGCTTGATGAGCTAGGTCTTGACAAATTGCCGACAGTCAAACTTTCCTACAATACGAATGAAGCTCATGCCGCCATTGCGCAGGCGGTTCAGGACATGTGGAAGGAAAGCCTTGATGTTGATGTACAGCTGAATAACGAAGAATGGAATGTGTATCTTGATACGCTAAGTGAAGGAAATTACCAGGTTGGACGCATGGGCTGGACAGCATCCTTCTTCCTTGATCCGATTTACTTCCTGGAAGTTTTTGAAACAGTCGGCGGCAACAACTACACTAACTGGGAAAGCGACGAATATGCTAGTTTGCTGGAGGAATCAAGAAAAGAAACGGATGAAACAGCACGTGAAGAACTGCTGCGTGAAGCGGAACAGCTGTTCATGGATGAAATGCCAATAGCGCCAATCTACTTCTATACTAACATTTATGCACATAAAGACTATGTCAAGGATGTTTCAGTCGGAAAGTTAGGTACTGTTCAATTTAAATGGGGCTATATTGCCGAACATTAA
- a CDS encoding DUF1002 domain-containing protein, whose amino-acid sequence MKRYVKLATMFLAMVGLVIFAAQPALATDKGINEKLGVPIVVYGDTLSKSQKQQVSEQLDVTDPDTVKTYTVTGEDIANYIDGDPNSRMFSSAKITREEKGAGLTINIVTPDNITQVTNEMYANALLTAGVENATVDVASPVKVSGHSALTGIYKAYDAEGKQLNKERMELANDELGVATDLADKAGINQEKVSELLTEIKKQIAEQNPATKEEVEQIVQDQLDKLGISLSDEHRQMLIDLFNRMRDLDINFDTVKKQLNDIASKVQDLVNDEGFWNKVENFFSKLINLISDFLGGLVSNFQ is encoded by the coding sequence ATGAAACGTTATGTTAAATTAGCCACAATGTTCTTGGCGATGGTCGGTTTGGTTATCTTCGCTGCACAACCGGCACTTGCCACAGATAAAGGGATCAATGAAAAACTTGGTGTTCCAATTGTTGTTTATGGCGATACTCTATCCAAATCACAAAAGCAGCAGGTGAGTGAGCAACTCGATGTAACAGACCCTGATACTGTAAAAACATATACTGTGACGGGTGAGGATATTGCAAACTATATTGACGGTGATCCGAATTCACGCATGTTCTCATCAGCTAAAATTACCAGGGAAGAAAAGGGAGCCGGACTAACGATCAATATTGTCACCCCGGATAATATTACACAGGTGACCAATGAAATGTACGCAAATGCCTTACTGACTGCCGGTGTGGAAAATGCAACGGTCGATGTGGCCTCCCCCGTAAAGGTAAGCGGGCATTCAGCATTAACCGGGATTTATAAGGCGTATGATGCGGAGGGGAAACAGCTTAATAAAGAACGGATGGAATTAGCAAATGACGAACTTGGTGTGGCGACAGACCTCGCCGATAAAGCAGGAATAAATCAGGAAAAAGTAAGTGAACTGTTGACAGAAATCAAGAAGCAAATAGCTGAACAGAATCCAGCGACAAAAGAAGAAGTCGAACAAATCGTCCAGGACCAGCTAGACAAACTCGGCATTTCACTTAGCGACGAACACCGGCAAATGCTTATTGATTTATTTAATCGGATGCGCGATTTGGATATAAATTTTGATACAGTTAAAAAGCAGCTTAATGATATTGCATCCAAAGTTCAGGACTTAGTCAATGATGAAGGTTTTTGGAATAAAGTGGAGAACTTTTTTAGTAAGCTTATAAATTTAATTAGCGACTTTCTTGGGGGATTGGTCAGTAATTTTCAATAG
- a CDS encoding MFS transporter: MWFANFFIAGSITVVLPFISLYIEEFGDFSDSYVQTWSGWIFGITFVAAFIFSPIWGKIGDKYGRKKILILSSAGLGVSVLLMGFADSVWELFLLRLFMGVFTGFIPMSQALISTQTPKEVAGRVLGTLQTGSITGSLMGPMIGGSLADIFGFESTFKWISVTIFLSGIIVLFGIREVMLKSSDDAKQTSYSSKEVLLHIIGNPVLFVVMLISALVQIAHFSIQPILSLYVADIHGEANIAFFSGMAFSAAGLGNLLMTKRWGRLGDRIGYVKVMIFLLFMAGIVYFPGAFVTSIWQLIILRFLLGISIGGIIPVRIAYIRQEAPISMQGEVLGYNTSLRFFGNIIGPALGGMLSGLFGFSAVFFVTSGLLILSGMITLIAWYKHEHGSKRHRKRSHTFSH, from the coding sequence ATGTGGTTTGCGAATTTCTTTATTGCGGGAAGCATCACCGTGGTTCTTCCGTTTATCTCTCTGTACATTGAGGAATTCGGGGATTTTTCTGATTCGTACGTGCAAACCTGGTCTGGCTGGATATTTGGTATTACCTTTGTCGCTGCATTCATTTTTTCACCGATTTGGGGGAAAATTGGGGATAAGTATGGCAGGAAAAAAATTCTTATTCTCTCATCAGCAGGACTTGGCGTTTCCGTCTTATTGATGGGATTTGCCGACTCTGTTTGGGAACTGTTTTTATTGCGACTGTTTATGGGCGTTTTTACTGGATTCATTCCAATGTCCCAGGCGCTCATTTCAACACAAACACCGAAAGAGGTTGCCGGAAGAGTACTGGGAACGCTGCAGACCGGAAGTATTACCGGATCATTGATGGGACCAATGATAGGTGGCTCGCTTGCTGATATATTCGGCTTTGAGTCAACATTCAAATGGATCTCCGTTACTATCTTCCTATCAGGGATTATCGTCTTATTTGGCATTCGGGAAGTAATGCTAAAAAGTTCCGACGATGCAAAACAAACATCCTATTCCAGTAAAGAAGTCCTCCTACACATTATCGGCAATCCCGTACTGTTTGTTGTCATGCTGATCTCCGCACTTGTGCAAATCGCGCACTTCAGCATACAGCCCATCTTATCCTTATACGTTGCTGACATTCACGGTGAGGCTAATATTGCGTTTTTCTCCGGTATGGCATTCTCGGCTGCGGGTCTCGGAAACCTTCTAATGACCAAGCGCTGGGGACGGCTCGGTGACCGAATTGGTTATGTGAAAGTGATGATTTTTCTTTTGTTCATGGCGGGTATCGTTTACTTTCCGGGAGCATTTGTAACTAGTATCTGGCAGCTGATTATTTTGCGGTTTTTACTTGGTATTTCGATTGGTGGTATTATTCCTGTTCGAATTGCTTATATCAGGCAGGAAGCACCAATTTCGATGCAAGGAGAAGTGCTTGGTTACAATACTAGCTTACGGTTTTTCGGAAATATCATCGGTCCGGCGCTAGGGGGAATGCTTTCGGGGTTATTCGGATTTTCTGCCGTATTCTTTGTGACAAGCGGACTGCTGATTTTAAGCGGCATGATCACCCTTATCGCTTGGTACAAACACGAACATGGCAGCAAAAGGCATAGAAAACGATCACATACCTTTTCACATTGA